One segment of Segatella copri DNA contains the following:
- a CDS encoding IS256 family transposase — translation MDNLEIDYKKAAQQLRSGEALFGKDGALAPLLERILNSALEGEMDAHLSEEERSSGNRRNGKMSKKVQTKYGEVTIETPRDRDGTFQPETVKKRETILANGMADQIIEMYAMGTSTRDISSYFEREFNTTLSADTISSITDRVLPEITAWKSRMLDPVYAICWLDAIHYKVKDENGRAVTRAIYNILGINKEGQKELLGMYVSKSEGANFWLEVLTDLQNRGVRDILICCIDGLKGFPDAIQSVFPESSVQLCIVHQIRNSIKYVGSKHQKEFIKDLRTVYGAVNKDSAAANLDLLESKWGEMYPIVIKSWRDNWERLTEYFQYTPTIRKLIYTTNTVEGYHRQVRKVTKTKGVFPTDNSLEKLVYLAYRNIRKKWTMPLANWGQISQQMAIKFGDRFKIM, via the coding sequence ATGGACAACTTAGAAATTGATTACAAGAAAGCAGCTCAGCAGTTGCGTAGTGGTGAAGCCTTATTTGGCAAGGACGGAGCATTAGCTCCATTGTTAGAGCGTATTCTCAACTCAGCTCTCGAAGGTGAGATGGACGCTCATTTAAGTGAAGAGGAACGCTCTTCCGGCAACCGTCGTAATGGTAAGATGAGTAAGAAGGTTCAAACAAAATATGGTGAGGTCACTATAGAGACTCCTCGTGACCGAGACGGAACTTTCCAACCTGAGACCGTAAAGAAGCGTGAGACTATTCTTGCCAATGGCATGGCAGACCAGATTATTGAGATGTACGCCATGGGCACCAGCACACGTGACATCAGCAGCTACTTTGAGCGTGAGTTCAACACAACTCTATCAGCCGATACAATCAGCTCTATAACAGACCGTGTATTACCCGAAATCACCGCCTGGAAGTCTCGCATGCTCGATCCTGTATATGCCATTTGCTGGCTTGATGCTATCCATTATAAGGTAAAGGATGAGAATGGCAGAGCTGTCACACGAGCCATTTACAACATTCTTGGTATCAACAAGGAAGGCCAAAAAGAACTGTTAGGTATGTATGTGTCTAAGAGTGAAGGAGCTAACTTCTGGCTAGAAGTTCTTACGGATCTTCAGAACCGTGGTGTTCGAGACATCTTGATTTGTTGTATTGATGGTCTCAAAGGCTTCCCGGATGCCATCCAAAGCGTATTTCCTGAGAGTTCTGTGCAGCTCTGTATTGTCCATCAGATACGCAATTCTATCAAGTATGTTGGCAGTAAGCATCAAAAGGAGTTTATCAAGGATTTAAGAACAGTATATGGTGCAGTAAACAAAGACTCCGCTGCTGCTAATTTAGACCTGTTAGAGTCTAAGTGGGGAGAGATGTACCCAATTGTCATCAAGTCATGGCGTGACAATTGGGAACGTCTGACAGAGTATTTCCAATATACTCCAACCATCCGTAAACTCATTTATACGACCAATACGGTTGAGGGGTATCACAGACAGGTAAGAAAGGTCACAAAGACTAAAGGGGTCTTTCCTACGGATAATTCTTTGGAGAAGCTTGTGTACTTAGCTTACCGCAACATCCGTAAGAAATGGACTATGCCACTGGCAAATTGGGGACAAATTTCTCAACAAATGGCAATAAAATTTGGAGATAGATTTAAAATTATGTAA
- a CDS encoding leucine-rich repeat protein, translated as MQYPLISEYVRAIQDASNNLDELAHLVPVLDDHGEPYRSSGAFAVVFKMKDEQTGKCYALKCFTEEQEGRAEAYRQIADELEFVDSSYITSVKYLDKEIFVDSSCEEDEFPVLLMDWIDGETMENYIAENYQDNYAMAMLCYRFCKMAAWLRSQPFAHGDIKPDNIMVRPDGNLTLVDYDGMFVPAMKGQKSPTFGTKDFSHPLRTVDDFDESIDDFALASIALSLKAISLESSLLDEYGATDRLLFSAEDYRDLSKSKIMSTLQGFMYDEDIMHLLSIFFMVCTKRKLPKSVNRYFRLLNRLTEKMLSEVTDDVWKNSIVDEYGVRYSNDGTLLLSGSDLLVDNYSIRQGTKMICLSAFDFNQKIKFLNIPDSVEYIADSAFSACMNLVGVSCPKSLSYIGVGAFDSCDSLRLISNINENVIIREGAFHGCKNMDIFTKQRFEKSFGKEVFE; from the coding sequence ATGCAATATCCGTTAATTTCAGAATATGTTAGAGCCATACAAGATGCTAGTAACAATCTTGATGAGTTGGCTCATTTGGTACCAGTGCTAGATGATCATGGTGAACCATATCGTAGCAGTGGCGCCTTTGCTGTCGTGTTCAAAATGAAAGATGAACAGACAGGGAAATGCTATGCCTTAAAGTGTTTTACTGAAGAACAAGAAGGTAGAGCTGAGGCTTATCGCCAGATTGCAGATGAGTTGGAGTTCGTAGATTCTTCTTATATTACTTCTGTAAAGTACTTAGACAAAGAAATCTTCGTAGATAGCAGTTGTGAGGAAGACGAATTTCCTGTTCTTCTGATGGATTGGATTGATGGTGAAACAATGGAGAATTACATTGCAGAAAACTATCAAGACAATTATGCCATGGCTATGCTTTGCTATCGCTTTTGCAAAATGGCTGCATGGCTACGTTCTCAGCCATTTGCTCATGGTGATATTAAGCCAGACAATATCATGGTTCGTCCTGATGGAAATCTGACTTTGGTAGATTATGATGGTATGTTTGTTCCTGCCATGAAGGGACAGAAGTCTCCAACATTTGGTACAAAGGACTTTTCTCATCCTTTGAGAACCGTCGATGATTTTGATGAAAGTATTGATGACTTTGCTTTGGCAAGCATCGCTTTATCCTTGAAAGCTATTTCATTGGAATCTTCTTTGCTTGATGAATATGGTGCTACAGATAGATTACTTTTCTCTGCTGAGGATTATCGTGACTTAAGTAAGAGTAAAATCATGTCTACTTTACAAGGCTTTATGTACGATGAAGATATAATGCACCTTCTTTCTATTTTTTTTATGGTATGTACAAAAAGAAAATTACCGAAGAGCGTTAATAGATATTTTAGGTTGCTTAATCGGTTAACTGAGAAAATGTTATCAGAGGTTACTGATGATGTTTGGAAAAACTCAATTGTTGATGAATATGGAGTAAGATATAGTAACGATGGGACTTTATTATTGTCAGGGTCTGATCTGTTGGTTGATAATTATTCAATTCGTCAAGGTACCAAGATGATATGTTTAAGTGCGTTTGACTTTAACCAAAAAATTAAATTTTTGAATATTCCTGATAGTGTTGAGTATATTGCGGATTCTGCATTTTCAGCTTGTATGAATTTGGTAGGTGTGTCTTGCCCAAAGTCTTTATCATATATTGGTGTCGGGGCCTTCGATAGTTGTGACTCTTTGCGATTAATATCTAATATAAATGAAAATGTAATAATTCGTGAAGGAGCTTTTCACGGATGTAAAAATATGGATATTTTTACTAAGCAAAGATTTGAAAAATCTTTTGGCAAGGAGGTGTTCGAATGA
- a CDS encoding ADP-ribosylglycohydrolase family protein, translated as MKNETIKERFLGTIFGQAVGDALGLSTEFMSKQEVDRFYPNGIEDYSQIVQDDHRRRWQRGDWTDDTDMMLCILDSFVACQKVDIFDIARRFKEWMMNGGMGIGRHTYNVMALGDYTSNPQKAAEIIWKMGKKKAAANGAVMRTSVVGLLKENMTSNAENICKLTHYDPRCVGSCVIISSIIHTLVFEDRILDYEDVIGIAKQYDERIVPFIDLAYHEGLDSLCLDEEKSMGYTLRTLGAVLWAYWHATSYKEGILKIVLSGGDADTNAAVAGAILGAKFGICHIPEEWRNGLLHASMLHNKVQNLYAMLR; from the coding sequence ATGAAAAATGAAACTATAAAAGAACGATTCCTCGGCACAATCTTTGGGCAAGCTGTAGGAGATGCCTTGGGACTGAGCACGGAGTTTATGTCCAAGCAAGAGGTGGATCGTTTTTATCCTAATGGGATAGAGGACTATTCACAAATCGTGCAGGATGATCATCGTCGTCGTTGGCAAAGAGGCGATTGGACTGATGATACCGACATGATGCTATGCATCTTAGATTCCTTTGTGGCTTGTCAAAAGGTAGATATTTTTGATATTGCCAGAAGGTTTAAGGAATGGATGATGAACGGAGGCATGGGAATTGGCCGGCATACTTATAATGTAATGGCTCTTGGCGACTATACTTCGAATCCACAGAAGGCCGCAGAGATTATCTGGAAAATGGGAAAGAAAAAAGCAGCAGCTAATGGAGCCGTCATGAGAACTTCGGTGGTAGGGCTTCTGAAGGAAAATATGACTAGTAATGCTGAGAATATCTGTAAGTTAACTCATTATGATCCTCGCTGTGTGGGCTCTTGCGTTATCATTTCTTCTATCATACATACTCTTGTCTTTGAAGACAGGATATTGGATTATGAAGATGTGATTGGCATTGCCAAACAATATGATGAACGAATCGTTCCATTTATTGACTTGGCATATCATGAAGGTCTGGATTCTTTGTGTCTGGATGAAGAAAAGAGTATGGGATATACGCTCAGAACTTTAGGGGCTGTCCTATGGGCTTATTGGCATGCAACCTCGTATAAAGAGGGTATTCTGAAGATTGTTTTATCAGGAGGAGATGCGGATACAAATGCAGCTGTAGCTGGTGCTATTTTGGGCGCTAAATTTGGAATATGCCATATTCCTGAAGAATGGAGGAATGGTCTTCTCCATGCTTCTATGCTCCATAACAAGGTGCAGAATTTATATGCAATGCTCCGATGA
- a CDS encoding IS256 family transposase, which produces MDNLEIDYKKAAQQLRSGEALFGKDGALAPLLERILNSALEGEMDAHLSDEERSSGNRRNGKMSKKVQTKYGEVTIETPRDRDGTFQPETVKKRETILANGMADQIIEMYAMGTSTRDISSYFEREFNTTLSADTISSITDRVLPEITAWKSRMLDPVYAICWLDAIHYKVKDENGRAVTRAIYNILGINKEGQKELLGMYVSKSEGANFWLEVLTDLQNRGVRDILICCIDGLKGFPDAIQSVFPESSVQLCIVHQIRNSIKYVGSKHQKEFIKDLRTVYGAVNKDSAAANLDLLESKWGEMYPIVIKSWRDNWERLTEYFQYTPAIRKLIYTTNTVEGYHRQVRKVTKTKGVFPTDNSLEKLVYLAYRNIRKKWTMSLANWGQISQQLAIKFGDRFKIM; this is translated from the coding sequence ATGGACAACTTAGAAATTGATTACAAGAAAGCAGCTCAGCAGTTGCGTAGTGGTGAAGCCTTATTTGGCAAGGACGGAGCATTAGCTCCATTGTTAGAGCGTATTCTCAACTCAGCTCTCGAAGGTGAGATGGACGCTCATTTAAGTGACGAGGAACGCTCTTCCGGCAATCGTCGTAATGGTAAGATGAGTAAGAAGGTTCAAACAAAATATGGTGAGGTCACTATAGAGACTCCTCGTGACCGAGACGGAACTTTCCAACCTGAGACCGTAAAGAAGCGTGAGACTATTCTTGCCAATGGCATGGCAGACCAGATTATTGAGATGTACGCCATGGGCACCAGCACACGTGACATCAGCAGCTACTTTGAGCGTGAGTTCAACACAACTCTATCAGCCGATACTATCAGCTCTATAACAGACCGTGTATTACCCGAAATCACCGCCTGGAAGTCTCGCATGCTCGATCCTGTATATGCCATTTGCTGGCTTGATGCTATCCATTATAAGGTAAAGGATGAGAATGGCAGAGCTGTCACACGAGCCATTTACAACATTCTTGGCATCAACAAGGAAGGCCAAAAAGAACTGTTAGGTATGTATGTGTCTAAGAGTGAAGGAGCTAACTTCTGGCTAGAAGTTCTTACGGATCTTCAGAACCGTGGTGTTCGAGACATCTTGATTTGTTGTATTGATGGTCTCAAAGGCTTCCCGGATGCCATCCAAAGCGTATTTCCTGAGAGTTCTGTGCAGCTCTGTATTGTCCATCAGATACGCAATTCTATCAAGTATGTTGGCAGTAAGCATCAAAAGGAGTTTATCAAGGATTTAAGAACAGTATATGGTGCAGTAAACAAAGACTCCGCTGCTGCTAATTTAGACCTGTTAGAGTCTAAGTGGGGAGAGATGTACCCAATTGTCATCAAGTCATGGCGTGACAATTGGGAACGTCTGACAGAATATTTCCAATATACTCCAGCCATCCGTAAACTCATTTATACGACCAATACGGTTGAGGGGTATCACAGACAGGTAAGAAAGGTCACAAAGACTAAAGGGGTCTTTCCTACGGATAATTCTTTGGAGAAGCTTGTGTACTTAGCTTATCGCAACATCCGTAAGAAATGGACTATGTCACTGGCAAATTGGGGACAAATTTCTCAACAATTGGCAATAAAATTTGGAGATAGATTTAAAATTATGTAA
- the fldA gene encoding flavodoxin FldA — translation MKTTIVIYGSSTGSCQSIAETIASKLGVEAVDVANIDDATIASHENLLLGTSTWGAGEMQDDWYDGVKTLKSAGLAGKTVALFGCGDSESYPDTFCGGMKELYDAVVEAGATVLPGVSTDGYTYDDSEAIDGDKFLGLALDEVNEDDKTEERIDAWLEDIKPAL, via the coding sequence ATGAAAACAACAATCGTAATTTATGGCTCTTCTACTGGCTCATGCCAGTCGATTGCCGAAACCATCGCCTCTAAGTTGGGCGTGGAAGCTGTAGATGTAGCTAACATCGATGACGCTACTATCGCAAGTCATGAGAATCTTCTTCTTGGTACTTCTACATGGGGTGCCGGTGAGATGCAGGATGACTGGTATGATGGCGTGAAGACATTGAAGAGTGCCGGCTTGGCTGGCAAGACTGTGGCCCTGTTTGGTTGTGGCGACAGCGAGTCTTACCCTGATACATTCTGTGGCGGCATGAAGGAACTCTATGATGCTGTCGTTGAGGCTGGTGCTACCGTATTGCCTGGTGTTTCTACAGACGGATACACCTATGATGACAGTGAGGCAATTGATGGTGACAAGTTCCTGGGACTCGCACTCGACGAGGTGAACGAGGACGACAAGACAGAGGAGCGTATCGATGCCTGGCTCGAGGACATCAAGCCAGCGTTATAA
- a CDS encoding DUF2023 family protein, translated as MQQEIATPVDLKVLMNHIYEYKKGVRRLVLYTFNKKYESFAITRLERQNIDYIIQPVGNDRLNLFFGKKECLDAIRMIITKPLCQLTPEEDFILGAMLGYDICAQCERYCERKKKVC; from the coding sequence ATGCAGCAGGAAATCGCAACACCAGTAGATTTGAAGGTTCTGATGAATCATATATATGAATATAAGAAGGGCGTGCGCCGCCTGGTGCTCTACACCTTCAACAAGAAATATGAGTCTTTTGCCATAACTAGATTAGAGCGTCAGAACATTGATTATATCATCCAGCCGGTTGGCAACGACCGTCTGAATCTCTTCTTTGGTAAGAAAGAATGTCTGGATGCTATCCGCATGATAATCACCAAACCGTTGTGCCAGCTTACGCCTGAGGAGGATTTCATCTTGGGTGCCATGCTGGGATATGACATCTGTGCCCAATGCGAACGCTATTGTGAGCGGAAGAAGAAGGTTTGCTAA
- a CDS encoding cobaltochelatase subunit CobN — translation MKKKHIFLALLAVIVLGGLAKAYSAWVGTTRIAFLNYQAIALGQISHANDNAMIKLSEITTDDFDHLDDYDMIIVNGMGLRIDENQRKQLEEVSYKVPTLTHAATNPANNIVSVDNFDADYLMQYIENGSKKNYHSMLAYIRKFIDGKKFMAPEPERVDERPNYLLTHFDPKDEKGDELGFNSIREYNAFLAKNGLYKEGAPAILLTGFMGAAPDMEKAFEKKGFMVYRINQLQSFIAGHHADSIQANAVVNMAHGRLGDYFVEFLKQKNIPLFSPLNINRLTTDWENDKQGMNGGFMSQSIVTPEIDGAIRPYVVFGQRINKEGLQEVYGIPDRMESFVESVQGYVNLKNKKNSNKRIAIFYFKGPGQNALTASGMEVVPSLYNLLVRLKNEGYNVGKLPANPQELAKMIQAQGAVFGTYAEGAYTQFLKSGHPALVTAQQFAGWTQKALSKKMIKEMNQLYGSFSGKYMATDDGKLAVARLQFGNVALLPQVMAGVGGDSFKIVHGTDQAPPYTYVASYLWARYGFSADALIHFGTHGSLEYTPRKQVALDSNDWSDRLIGVVPHLYIYTIGNVGEAMIAKRRTYAQTQSYLTPPFKESELRQTYKQLSDAIQSYEKKASTEQSLKVKALTVKMGIARELGLDAKQMNKPYSADEIARVENFAEELANEKITGKLYTLGVPYDNDDIRTSVYAMATDPIAYGMLAVDKLKGRAQEGVEKHKQLFDRLYLSKARNTVTQLLGSASVSDEYICRYVGITPAELQMARKVEAMQAAPDPIQMMMQMADQMGGAKEAKPKKVDHRTVSELRAAKVSHKKKVPQMSREAFEKMEQTGHFPDKMMEAIKKGQKWYQEDLKKAKMAKAGKASQKSSKDKGMMMSKAPKYTRQQIQLAQAITTVEHALQNVGKYSEALRQSPLNEMSSLMNALNGGFTAPSPGGDLIVNPNTLPTGRNLFSINVENTPSEDAWEKAKELCDNTIKMYCERHKGEYPRKVSYTLWSSEFIETEGATIAQILYMLGVEPVRDAFGRVTDLRLIPSKQLGRPRIDVVVQTSGQLRDLAASRLFLINKAIEMAANAKGDKYDNLVKAGVTESERVLVEKGMSPKEAREVSMYRVFGGVNGNYGTGIQEMVTAGDRWDKESQIAEVYMNNMGAFYGDEKNWETFRKAAFEAALTRTDVVVQPRQSNTWGALSLDHVYEFMGGMNLAVRNVTGKDPDAYLADYRNHSNMRMQEVKEAIGIESRTTIFNPAYIKEKMKGGASSASTFAEIVTNTYGWNVMKPKAIDKEMWDEIYNVYVKDKYNLGTKEFFDKQNPAALMEMTAVMMESARKGMWKATPQQLKDIAKLHTETVNKYKPSCSGFVCDNAKLRNYIASKTDAASAKEYQQNVEQIRDAEAAKNSSDKGMVMKKETLNEDAQKTTTVVSGIVVGVIVIVAFVMLAILIRRRRKNMVE, via the coding sequence ATTAAAAAGAAACACATCTTCCTGGCCTTATTGGCTGTGATTGTTCTGGGAGGTTTGGCGAAGGCTTACTCTGCCTGGGTGGGTACTACCCGCATCGCTTTCCTCAACTATCAGGCTATTGCGCTGGGACAGATTTCGCATGCCAACGACAATGCGATGATTAAACTGAGTGAGATCACAACCGATGATTTCGATCATCTGGATGATTACGATATGATTATCGTGAATGGTATGGGACTCCGAATTGACGAGAACCAGCGCAAGCAGTTGGAAGAGGTTTCCTACAAGGTGCCAACACTGACTCATGCTGCTACCAACCCAGCCAACAATATCGTATCGGTAGATAACTTCGATGCTGATTATCTGATGCAGTATATCGAGAACGGCAGCAAGAAGAATTATCACAGTATGCTCGCTTACATCCGTAAGTTTATCGACGGAAAGAAGTTCATGGCTCCAGAACCGGAACGTGTGGATGAGCGACCAAACTATCTCCTGACTCATTTTGACCCGAAAGATGAGAAGGGTGATGAACTGGGTTTCAACAGCATCCGTGAGTACAATGCCTTCCTGGCGAAGAACGGATTATATAAAGAAGGTGCTCCTGCCATCTTGCTCACCGGTTTTATGGGTGCGGCTCCTGATATGGAAAAAGCTTTCGAAAAGAAGGGATTCATGGTGTATCGCATCAACCAGCTGCAGAGCTTTATTGCCGGTCATCATGCCGACAGTATCCAGGCGAATGCCGTAGTGAATATGGCGCACGGCAGACTGGGCGATTACTTCGTTGAGTTCCTGAAGCAGAAGAATATTCCATTGTTCTCACCTCTTAATATCAACCGTTTGACCACCGATTGGGAGAACGACAAGCAGGGAATGAACGGTGGCTTCATGTCGCAGAGCATCGTGACTCCGGAGATTGATGGTGCCATCCGTCCATACGTGGTTTTCGGTCAGCGCATCAACAAGGAGGGCTTGCAGGAGGTTTACGGCATCCCTGACAGAATGGAGAGTTTCGTGGAGAGCGTGCAGGGCTATGTGAATCTGAAGAACAAGAAGAACAGCAACAAGCGCATCGCCATCTTCTACTTCAAGGGTCCCGGTCAGAATGCACTCACCGCTTCGGGAATGGAAGTGGTTCCATCGCTCTACAATCTCCTGGTTCGCTTGAAGAATGAGGGATACAATGTAGGCAAGTTGCCAGCCAATCCTCAGGAACTGGCAAAGATGATCCAGGCTCAGGGTGCCGTCTTCGGAACCTATGCCGAGGGTGCTTATACCCAGTTCCTGAAGTCTGGACATCCTGCCCTGGTTACCGCCCAGCAGTTTGCCGGATGGACCCAGAAGGCTTTGTCTAAGAAGATGATCAAGGAGATGAATCAGCTCTATGGTTCCTTCTCTGGCAAATATATGGCTACCGATGACGGTAAGCTGGCGGTGGCAAGACTGCAGTTCGGTAATGTGGCTCTGCTTCCACAGGTGATGGCAGGCGTGGGAGGCGACTCCTTCAAGATTGTGCATGGCACCGACCAGGCACCTCCTTACACCTATGTTGCCTCTTATCTCTGGGCACGTTATGGTTTCAGTGCCGATGCACTCATCCATTTCGGAACCCACGGTTCGCTGGAATATACTCCGAGAAAGCAGGTGGCACTCGACAGCAACGACTGGAGTGACCGATTGATTGGTGTGGTTCCACATCTTTATATATATACCATCGGCAATGTGGGCGAGGCGATGATTGCCAAGCGCCGTACCTACGCTCAGACCCAGAGCTATCTCACCCCTCCTTTCAAGGAGAGCGAGTTGCGACAGACCTACAAGCAGTTGAGTGATGCCATTCAGTCATACGAGAAGAAGGCATCTACCGAACAGTCGCTCAAGGTGAAGGCGCTGACCGTGAAGATGGGAATCGCCCGAGAACTGGGACTCGATGCCAAGCAGATGAACAAGCCTTATTCTGCAGATGAAATCGCGAGAGTAGAGAACTTTGCGGAAGAGTTGGCAAACGAGAAGATTACCGGCAAACTCTATACTCTGGGTGTGCCATACGATAACGATGATATCCGCACCAGTGTCTATGCGATGGCTACGGACCCTATTGCCTACGGAATGCTGGCAGTAGATAAGTTGAAAGGTCGTGCTCAGGAGGGTGTGGAGAAGCACAAGCAGCTTTTCGACCGTCTCTATCTGAGCAAGGCACGCAATACCGTGACCCAGCTTCTGGGTTCAGCCTCGGTTTCTGATGAATACATCTGCCGTTATGTAGGAATCACTCCTGCCGAACTCCAGATGGCTCGCAAGGTTGAAGCGATGCAGGCTGCTCCAGATCCTATCCAGATGATGATGCAGATGGCAGACCAGATGGGTGGAGCGAAGGAGGCGAAGCCGAAGAAGGTAGATCACCGTACGGTAAGCGAGCTCCGTGCAGCCAAGGTTTCTCATAAGAAGAAGGTTCCGCAGATGAGTCGTGAGGCTTTTGAGAAGATGGAGCAGACCGGTCACTTCCCTGACAAGATGATGGAAGCCATCAAGAAGGGACAGAAATGGTATCAGGAGGATTTGAAGAAGGCGAAGATGGCGAAAGCCGGCAAGGCGTCTCAAAAATCTTCTAAAGATAAGGGTATGATGATGTCGAAAGCACCTAAATATACCCGTCAGCAGATTCAGCTGGCTCAGGCGATTACTACCGTAGAGCATGCCTTGCAGAATGTGGGCAAGTATTCGGAGGCGCTCCGTCAGAGTCCGCTCAACGAGATGTCTTCTCTGATGAATGCCCTGAATGGCGGCTTTACCGCTCCATCTCCAGGTGGTGATCTGATTGTGAATCCGAACACCCTGCCTACCGGTAGGAATCTCTTCTCCATCAATGTGGAGAATACACCATCGGAGGATGCCTGGGAGAAGGCGAAGGAACTTTGCGACAATACCATCAAGATGTATTGTGAGCGACATAAGGGTGAATATCCTCGTAAGGTGAGCTACACACTCTGGAGCAGCGAGTTTATCGAAACAGAGGGTGCTACCATCGCTCAGATTCTCTATATGCTCGGTGTAGAACCGGTAAGAGATGCCTTCGGTCGTGTTACCGATCTGCGTCTCATCCCATCCAAGCAGTTGGGCCGTCCTCGCATCGATGTCGTGGTTCAGACTTCCGGTCAGCTCCGCGACCTGGCAGCATCCCGTCTCTTCCTCATCAACAAGGCGATAGAGATGGCGGCAAATGCCAAGGGTGACAAGTACGACAACCTGGTGAAAGCCGGTGTTACCGAATCGGAACGAGTGCTCGTAGAGAAGGGTATGTCGCCAAAAGAGGCACGCGAGGTGAGTATGTATCGTGTCTTTGGTGGCGTAAACGGCAACTATGGTACTGGTATCCAGGAGATGGTAACCGCAGGCGACCGCTGGGATAAGGAGAGTCAGATTGCCGAGGTCTATATGAACAATATGGGTGCCTTCTATGGTGATGAGAAAAACTGGGAGACTTTTCGCAAGGCTGCTTTCGAGGCAGCGCTGACCCGTACTGATGTGGTGGTTCAGCCACGACAGAGCAACACTTGGGGTGCTTTGAGTCTCGACCACGTATATGAATTCATGGGAGGTATGAACCTCGCTGTGCGCAACGTAACCGGAAAGGATCCGGATGCTTATCTCGCCGACTATCGCAACCATAGCAATATGAGAATGCAGGAGGTGAAGGAGGCTATCGGCATCGAGAGCAGAACCACCATCTTCAACCCAGCCTATATCAAGGAGAAAATGAAGGGTGGAGCCAGCAGTGCCAGCACATTCGCCGAAATCGTAACCAATACCTACGGCTGGAATGTGATGAAGCCAAAGGCAATCGACAAGGAAATGTGGGACGAGATATATAATGTATATGTCAAGGACAAGTACAATCTCGGAACCAAGGAGTTCTTCGATAAGCAGAATCCGGCAGCGCTGATGGAGATGACCGCCGTGATGATGGAGAGTGCCCGAAAGGGAATGTGGAAGGCTACTCCTCAGCAGCTCAAGGACATCGCCAAGCTTCATACCGAGACTGTGAACAAGTATAAGCCTTCATGCTCCGGTTTCGTTTGCGACAATGCCAAGCTGCGCAACTATATCGCCAGCAAGACCGATGCTGCTTCTGCCAAGGAATATCAGCAGAATGTAGAGCAGATCCGCGATGCTGAGGCTGCGAAGAACAGCAGCGACAAGGGTATGGTGATGAAGAAGGAGACGCTGAATGAGGATGCTCAGAAGACCACCACTGTGGTGAGCGGCATCGTAGTAGGTGTCATCGTCATCGTAGCATTCGTGATGTTGGCGATTCTGATTCGCAGAAGAAGAAAGAATATGGTTGAATAG
- a CDS encoding MotA/TolQ/ExbB proton channel family protein: MNYISDVLFWISTGMLVPVIILLIFFFLRALLLLGGFFGQYLVKRKSGAEIREQMNTLTLDNIDTLGDRLPKNKQAVIVSYMKKLVDNRQSKAQVNRILDQYAQFVEKDLSLPSTLLKMGPMLGLMGTLIPMGPALVGLSTGDIASMAYNMQVAFATTVVGLFSAAIGFVTKQTKNRWYTEDMSNLEFMADLIDEKK, from the coding sequence ATGAATTACATATCAGACGTATTGTTTTGGATTTCCACAGGCATGCTGGTTCCTGTGATTATTTTGTTGATTTTCTTCTTCCTCAGAGCCTTGTTGCTCCTTGGAGGTTTCTTCGGACAGTATCTTGTAAAGCGCAAGTCGGGTGCGGAGATTCGTGAACAGATGAACACCCTGACGCTCGATAATATCGATACCCTGGGCGATCGCTTGCCGAAGAACAAGCAGGCTGTCATCGTTTCCTATATGAAGAAACTCGTGGACAACCGTCAGAGCAAGGCGCAGGTGAATCGCATCCTCGACCAGTATGCCCAGTTTGTTGAGAAGGATCTTTCTCTTCCATCTACTCTTCTGAAAATGGGTCCGATGCTCGGTTTGATGGGTACCTTGATTCCGATGGGTCCAGCCCTGGTTGGTCTTTCTACCGGTGATATTGCTTCGATGGCTTACAATATGCAGGTGGCTTTCGCTACCACCGTAGTAGGATTGTTCTCTGCAGCCATCGGTTTTGTAACCAAGCAGACCAAGAACCGCTGGTACACCGAGGATATGAGTAACCTCGAGTTTATGGCAGACCTGATTGATGAGAAAAAGTAA
- a CDS encoding DUF2149 domain-containing protein: MRQRRRSRLSHDGEDDDPMSVVSNLFDVAMVFALALMVALVSRYNMTEMFSKDNFTMVKNPGKENMEIITKDGEKINRYTPSEDQSKKSGNKGKKVGIAYQLENGEIIYVPEDK; this comes from the coding sequence ATGAGACAAAGACGTAGAAGTCGTCTCTCGCATGATGGCGAGGATGATGATCCGATGAGCGTAGTGAGCAACCTCTTCGATGTGGCGATGGTGTTTGCCCTTGCCCTGATGGTGGCACTCGTTTCGCGCTATAATATGACGGAAATGTTCAGCAAGGATAACTTCACTATGGTGAAGAACCCTGGCAAGGAGAATATGGAAATCATTACCAAGGATGGTGAAAAGATAAATCGCTATACTCCTTCTGAAGACCAGAGTAAGAAGTCGGGCAACAAGGGAAAGAAGGTAGGCATTGCTTACCAGTTGGAGAATGGCGAAATCATCTATGTTCCGGAAGATAAATAA